DNA from Thunnus thynnus chromosome 2, fThuThy2.1, whole genome shotgun sequence:
CCTTGCCATCAGGCCTTTCCTTACTACATTTTCTCAAACATGGAACTTCTGTATTCCTACACATGAGCGCACTGTATTACTCTGCAAATCAGCTCTTTGGGTCAGAAAGTGCTGCTGTGGTCTAATACAGTGTGCGGTATCCTGAGTAGCACATGCCTGCAGGGCAACTTTCCAGACTTAATTTTGAAAGAGCTTCCTCTGCATTCAGGCACTTGATGTCTAATTTATTGCATTAGCGCCCCCTGTTTACAGCAATTAGTATATCCTCTGCCCTATATCATTTAGAGTAAATGAAGACGCTTCTGCTTCTGACCactttaaaagtttaatttttaatgtttttacatgaGGCTGCAATAGTTAAGTGTGTTTGAAGTGCTTCTTGTCTTTTGATGGTCACAATGAGGAACAACACCTGAACTGGCAACCTATATATACCCTGTATATAAAGCAATAATACAGATAATACTGAATACTGTTTTTATAATTCTTAGATGTATCAAAACTTCAGATTGCAATCCAATGCAACAACTCTGCAATACATTTTGCATTTGGGaatgttttgtcaaaataaaatgaaaactacCCACTAGGTTTATAGAGGAAATTAAAAAGATTGCTTAGTCCAATGCATTTTGATTGATATATCGATACAAAGcatgtcaagaaaaaaatacacagtacTGTAGCTACAGTCACGAGAATTTGGGTGTTTCCACTGCACAGCTAAAACTTTTTTGCAGCAgtcaaatacacatacacagagagaaaagaaaacttaTTGTTGGGTTGATAATGCCAAAAAAGATTCCTCAATCAATAATTTGAGGCAACAAAGTAAGACAGAGTGGAATATACTTGTCTCCAAAATCATACGATGCCGGGACACAAGAAAGTAAGATTCATAAGAAAGCCTTTTCTGGGAgataaaggaatagtttgacattttgtgaactATGCCTATTCACTTCTATCCAGTATACATTTGGAGTTAGGCAAGTGCTATGCGTATCAACAATGACTGTTTTCTGCATTTAGTTAGCGAGTGCGCTCCTGTATCCACTGGCAGAACCTGCGTGAGTATTTGGGCGGACTGACTGTGGAAAAATCTCTGCCTGGGTATCTGATGTTTTTCCACAGGTTCTCCAGTCTTTTCTTCCAACCgtaaactgtaaaaatgtcGATAATGCCCACAAAGTAGCGATGGTCTGGCCCGTCTATCACATGAATGCCATTTTTGCAGTTAGGCAGTAGCCTGCGATGATGCTCGTGGAATTCCTGCAGTTCTGACTCAGTTTTAGTTTCTTTTGGAAGGCATTTTATCTCCTGGAGGGGGATCTCTTCACCAGTGGCCTCTGCTGCTCCCTGTGGCTGGTCTGACCCACAGTCTGTAGTATCTAGTACCACCTGATCTGCGGTCTCCTGCAGTAATGGTATACTGGGGGGGTCTGACCCCGTGGGACTGTCTTGCAAGTCCACAGACCTAcaggaaagacaaacaaagaatCCACAGAACACATTCAGATATTGGACTCCAGCCCCCAAAACTAAACTTCTCTAATAGTTGGATTGTATTAGTTGGTTTGTACAGAAGATATAACAGATTCAATATGGTGGAAATACTGTTTAAATATAGTTTCAATCCTTTGCTACTGCTGTTTGTGCCTTGACTTTGGAGGAGTTGAAGATAGCAAATCATCAAATTCCTCATCAGAAATCATTTGACGGTGACTGAGAAGTCTGCAGCAGACCGCATTTCTCATCAGAAACACTTGAGTGCAGTAGCATTTCTCAGACAGGTGTAGGCCTGTTGCTGAACAAACTACACGTAGAAGGGACGTCGCAGACATTTCTGAACCCCTATGATGCCAGGACGCATTTGTAAAAGAGATTCTTAATCTCAGTGATACCGGATCTGGGACAcctcacaacatctccacaaatTCGTATGACAACTTCTATGACGTTGACCAATAGGTGCACAGAGAGCTCTTCTGTACAGAATTGTAAACATGCTAAAGCGAAAGAGGAATGATGTTGTAGGTGCTGCTTACGCTGTGAGGTGTAAATTGTGAAACGGGAAAGGTTTGTGGCGCTATGGCAACCAGACAGCCAGTAACATACCATACACACCACTTCGGATGGCACTGTTAGATTACATTCTTGTTCCTTGAAGTCGGTCCCTGGCACCTCcttctgatgacatcacacaggcCATGAAAGACAGcaagctgtgattggtcaggtACCAAAATGCCGTCTGTCGTGTCTCTCGGCCAAGTCACGGCAAGAATTTATGAGTCTATAATCGCCTAACTTAACACAGTGACATCTGATCAGACAAAGATATGGCATAGTCGGAACGTGGCATAAGGGGGGCAGGGCTAAATAAATGATCAGAGGTTTCGGGAGGCAGCCAGGctttcctcctgcttccagtctttattcTAAACTTGGCTAATTGCTTCCTAGCTCGAGCTCCACAATAAGCAGACAGAGATGAAAGTGTTGTCAATCTTCTAATCTaactcagcaagaaagcgaatcAGGGTATTTCCTTTAACAGCACATTGGACCAGTacagagatgaaatataagaCACTGTACTGCACAGAAACTGGTTTTGCACTTGTTCAAAAGATATAAAACCTACTTTGTAGCACGAATAACAAGGTCTGCCAAAGAGTGTTTCCCATCGAGCTCATCTTGGTGCAGAGGTTGATGCGCCAGCAGAAGACTGTAGTCCAGCACATTAAGCTCTTGAAGGAAGGCAGCGTCCACTTTCATTTGATCGGCAAACCAGCATTTCTCTTGACCTACAACAAACATACAAGCATTTCCATTACACTTGCTGAATAAACTTGACTCAAGTATGTTCTGCAGCATTTATCTTACTTAGCTCAATAGCATCATTCATATGACTACAGTAATAAGCAAAGTAAGTGAGAGGACACTTACCTAATGCAATGCTCTGGCCTTCAAAGTTATTGTCCTTCAGtactttaattatttgtttcCCCCCTGTGTCAGGGTTCGTCCATCTACCCACTTCACAGCCTTTAATGTCGAATCTGTACAACAAAAAGGTCACAGCtgtcatacacacataaaacatatcaGAAACCCAAACACACCAGGGAAAAATATAGATACTGTACCTAATATTGATCCTCTCATCGGGGTAAAACACACTCTGCATCACAATGAAGTACTTCTGGGGAGCAGACAGACAACACTTGTTAGTGTTAGCATTGTTAGTGCTGATGCTGTGCAGATGTAGTGGATATACAGCAATGATCTACTGGCTATTAGGGTCATTACAGTATATCTACAGTTATAAACAGTTGTATAAATTATGTATAAAATACCTTTATTTGATTCAGAATAACAATCCTGTGTACACCTGGAAAGTGAAAAGAAGGAGACATATTATTAAATCATGTGTGATATTTCTTTGTCTCTTACTAGGTTTCTTTCAAGGTCACAATAAATATTGATCAATAGACAAGGGATGTCAGAGGTGAAAGTTGACGATAAAGGACCAGACGAGTCTAAAATCCAGTTCAGGTTTCAGTTCCCATGGAGCCGAAAAGAGAGCCACACATGGCACATTTTTTATTCCGCCaatcaacacaacaaaatactaATTTGAAGCCAGAGGTAGATCTCTATGCAGTTAACAACAATAGAAAATCCAGGAGGCTTCTAacatctgtgtttactttcatttggACTGTTTTGCAGGAGCCCACATTTCCTGAATAAGCACAATTAAAGTGGTGTGTGCACATAGTTAGAATGACTCATAGTCAGAATGGACACAATAAAATgaaccagatttaaaaatacttGAGTTTTCCTTAAACAGTAGATGAGCCTTGATGTGAAATGATTTCAACTTTCTactaaacacaacaaaagtGGAGTGTTGCTTTACTACTTTCAAGGGGGATTAGCTTGTAGCTTCAATAGCTACAGTTCAAAGCTGTAATCAAAAGGTTGAGGCtgcttaaaaacattttcatatgaaaAATGGGGATTTGACAGGCAAAGTTTGGGAAGCACTAAGTTAGAGTGACACAACAGTGCCTTTTGATTGGTCAAGCATTATGTTTTTGGAATAATGAAAACCTCTGGTGCTCAACACTGATAAATTTATCACACTGGAACAGGGTGGAACTTACAGTGTCAGCAGAGGAGATGATGGCTCTTCTCTGTTGGGCTGAAAAGTTAAACAAGCTTACCTAGAAACCTCACCAGCAGTGAATGAGGGTACTTCTCCATGTGCTCCATGTATGCCTGCAGATTGGACAGGAGAAACCTGACCTCTCGTTTGTTCTGGGTCTTCAGGAAGAACCTCTTGTCATTCCTACAACCGAGAACACAGAATTAAACAATCCTATTACCACACAGGAACACCAATACTAGATCAAAGCAAAGCCACAGAATATGTTCAATGTCAACATTAAAATTAACACTTTCTACACTACTTGCGCATGGCAACTAAAGTATGCTTAAGGTACAAGAGGGGTCATGGTTAATGTTAAATACTGTCTCTAATGAGAGCAAACTCTTGTCTCCTACACTGTCTCCTCTACAGACGCTGGATAGGAGATTTAAAAATATCCtcccattttttaaaacttgttgTAAAATGCTTTCAAtaacatttcttattttttgctGCATGTAGGATGAATAACTGTGTGATGTTAATCAGTGGCTGACCACACATGGTTTATCAGGTGTTAcatcacacactgtacacacccATCCACCACAACACAACCTCTGCTCTTTCACCATCTCACTACATAAAGGAACACTACTTCACACTACTTAAAAATGACTGTTAGCGCTGAATGTGAATCGTGAGGTATAGAATCATCTTATGCAGCTGTAATCCCTAAGCATACGGAGCTACAATTGAaacatgtatgtttatgtgtgtgcgttcTAGTGCTTACGAAccagtttcagtttttgacCTCTAGGTTGGAAATTAGAGTTCAGATTAGATTATGGTAAAGGGTTGGTCAATAGAGAGTCTTTGTATGTAACAGAACATTCTGCTCACGTGACAAAGAAATCTGCTTTGCTCTTGGAGTTGCTGACAAACTGGAGGTAGCAGCCGCCTGAGCAGAGGGAGTTCATATATTCCTCCTCTGTGATGTCCAGTGAACGCCTCAGTTTAGCAAACACCGGTGCTGCGAACGTCTGCATCTCAAACCCCTGGAAGACAAAGATTATATAGAAGGCTTGAAAATGTCACAGTGTTTAACTACTATGTTTAACTTGCCAGACAGGAACTCGAgacaataacaatataaaagtGTTAATGGAGAATACATGATCATAATTGACATTATCCAGGTCTGAAAACTAGATGGAGCTTTAAAAACTGTAAGATTTCAGGTGGAAATAAACACTTGCCTCATGGGTTTGAGTTTCTTCTGCCTTGAACTGCTCAGCTGTGAGTGTATCCTGTGCAGAAGGTTAAGTGTTGATGAGTGAATTTATGTCtaaaatgtgtaatgtgtataacCCAACCAGTTGCCTGTAACTCTTCACCTGGCCTTGTGTGTCCATACTGGTCTGAATGGAAGCATGCATGCCTTCTTTTATCATAGTCGTCAGATGGTAGAACTCGTGCTCTGAGTTGATCTCAAACACCCCGAGCATCCTCCATCGCTGTCTCAGATGCCACCAGCGTCTTCGCCTGGCAGCTCTGGAGGCGCCGGCAGCTTTTCTCTGTCCCATCTGTGACACCAGGAAGACACCGGTTAAGTTAAGAACAACATTCAGCTGTAATATACTGCATACATAGACTTTTCAAAAACATGCGTGCCAAGAGGAAAAATAATCATGGGCTGATACTTTATGGGTTGCAGCTGGAAGTAGACAAGTCGCCATTTTTAATTACTTAACCCACATATAACACTGTAATggatttcactttttaagcACAAAGTTCTGTTGAAGAGATCCTGTAGAACCGGttatatgttgaaaatatataGTCATCAAATTCCATTTAAAGTCAACTGAGCTGACATGTACACCTCCATAATCTCAACTATATGTTGAACAGCCCTGTGCGTCAGTTGATTGGTTGATTCAACTCCTGTTCGGAGGCGGATTTGAAGCTGAGACtagaacaaatgtaaatgtttcataAGAAACAGCCAAATGAACGTCTGAGCATTGTGTACAGAGCTTTATCAAACATCTGGATAACTGTCACTGTCATTAACCACTGTTACTGTCCTTCTATCTACTCACAAAGCagcatctcttcttctctgctgtttgtattattttgctgtacatttataaaagaaaacacaaaaaaccccAATATTTTTTGAATGAGAGGTCAATTAACTAGTGTTTTCCAATAAACTGATGGTGGggttaaataaatgtaagaaaGAACAGCACTGAAAGCAAGGCACACAATAGATAATAGAATGTAGGAGCACagattcagaaaaacaaactgaaaaccaaaGTCAGACGATAGATCTGCTGATCCATCTGCTGACCAAATAACCAACCTAATTACATCAGCAGATAGATCTGCTGATGTAATTTAACAGAGGAATGTTTCAGTCTAACAGAGATCTTCGTCAGGCTCTGTCATTAATTATTCATGACACATACAACACACTGAACCATCTAAAAGAGCTGGCTCATAGGTTCATTAGGCTAAGAGATGTGATTGGTCTGGTTTGAAATGATGCAGAAAAGCTAAATCATACATGACCATGTTTTAAGGTAGCTCTTACCTGGAGGTTCCTGCTTCGATTATACGGTGGA
Protein-coding regions in this window:
- the LOC137170504 gene encoding phosphatidylinositol 4-phosphate 5-kinase-like protein 1 isoform X1 is translated as MGGNIINTKNRLISDFVPPYNRSRNLQMGQRKAAGASRAARRRRWWHLRQRWRMLGVFEINSEHEFYHLTTMIKEGMHASIQTSMDTQGQDTLTAEQFKAEETQTHEGFEMQTFAAPVFAKLRRSLDITEEEYMNSLCSGGCYLQFVSNSKSKADFFVTNDKRFFLKTQNKREVRFLLSNLQAYMEHMEKYPHSLLVRFLGVHRIVILNQIKKYFIVMQSVFYPDERINIRFDIKGCEVGRWTNPDTGGKQIIKVLKDNNFEGQSIALGQEKCWFADQMKVDAAFLQELNVLDYSLLLAHQPLHQDELDGKHSLADLVIRATKSVDLQDSPTGSDPPSIPLLQETADQVVLDTTDCGSDQPQGAAEATGEEIPLQEIKCLPKETKTESELQEFHEHHRRLLPNCKNGIHVIDGPDHRYFVGIIDIFTVYGWKKRLENLWKNIRYPGRDFSTVSPPKYSRRFCQWIQERTR
- the LOC137170504 gene encoding phosphatidylinositol 4-phosphate 5-kinase-like protein 1 isoform X2; its protein translation is MGQRKAAGASRAARRRRWWHLRQRWRMLGVFEINSEHEFYHLTTMIKEGMHASIQTSMDTQGQDTLTAEQFKAEETQTHEGFEMQTFAAPVFAKLRRSLDITEEEYMNSLCSGGCYLQFVSNSKSKADFFVTNDKRFFLKTQNKREVRFLLSNLQAYMEHMEKYPHSLLVRFLGVHRIVILNQIKKYFIVMQSVFYPDERINIRFDIKGCEVGRWTNPDTGGKQIIKVLKDNNFEGQSIALGQEKCWFADQMKVDAAFLQELNVLDYSLLLAHQPLHQDELDGKHSLADLVIRATKSVDLQDSPTGSDPPSIPLLQETADQVVLDTTDCGSDQPQGAAEATGEEIPLQEIKCLPKETKTESELQEFHEHHRRLLPNCKNGIHVIDGPDHRYFVGIIDIFTVYGWKKRLENLWKNIRYPGRDFSTVSPPKYSRRFCQWIQERTR